In Nocardioides dokdonensis FR1436, the following are encoded in one genomic region:
- a CDS encoding threonine/serine ThrE exporter family protein yields MLEPREANLTIDLCLRVGELLLSSGAGAADVTATMQGLSRELGMRHAEIDITFTSLAMSYQADPEEPALGASRQVNHRAIDYDHLTQVDHLVRRVLDGDLDVREARTELARIVSTGHDRRRSMITAGWGLMCGGVAIQLGGDLVVIALAIVSSVLIDRIQLRMQRRRMPSFYQQVVGGGVATLLALGVGATPLPVNVSLVVTANIIMLLAGIGFMGALQDALTGFYVTASARLLEAFLATAGIIAGVTGGLSVATVLGVRIPRLEPGVANLQTLGMLAVGSAIAAATFAYATYAPRRILAPIALVAGLAMLISRVIELADVGRAWSVGVAAVFVGLVSFTVAGRIRVPPLVVVVPAIVPMLPGLLIYRGLTLLSEGGSATSQGLLAMAGAISVALALASGVILGEYIAQPLKREAARVEARLSGPRLVGPVHAASSTRRRRRKRAEAAREAEAEAEVEADELG; encoded by the coding sequence ATGCTCGAACCGCGTGAGGCGAACCTGACCATCGACCTCTGCCTGCGGGTCGGGGAGCTGCTGCTCTCCTCGGGTGCGGGGGCTGCGGACGTCACGGCGACCATGCAGGGTCTCTCGCGCGAGCTGGGCATGCGGCACGCCGAGATCGACATCACCTTCACGTCACTGGCGATGTCGTACCAGGCGGACCCCGAGGAGCCGGCGCTCGGTGCGTCCCGCCAGGTCAACCACCGTGCCATCGACTACGACCACCTGACCCAGGTCGACCACCTCGTGCGCCGGGTGCTGGACGGCGACCTGGACGTCCGCGAGGCGCGCACCGAGCTGGCCCGGATCGTCTCCACGGGTCACGACCGGCGGCGGTCCATGATCACGGCCGGGTGGGGCCTGATGTGCGGCGGCGTCGCGATCCAGCTCGGCGGCGACCTGGTCGTCATCGCGCTGGCGATCGTGTCGTCGGTCCTCATCGACCGCATCCAGCTGCGCATGCAGCGCCGGCGGATGCCGTCGTTCTACCAGCAGGTCGTGGGCGGCGGGGTCGCCACGCTGCTGGCGCTGGGCGTGGGGGCCACCCCGCTGCCGGTCAACGTGTCGCTGGTCGTGACCGCCAACATCATCATGCTGCTGGCCGGGATCGGTTTCATGGGTGCGCTCCAGGACGCGCTGACGGGGTTCTACGTCACCGCCTCCGCCCGGCTGCTGGAGGCCTTCCTCGCCACGGCGGGCATCATCGCCGGCGTCACCGGCGGCCTGAGCGTGGCCACCGTGCTCGGCGTGCGGATCCCGCGGCTGGAACCGGGCGTGGCCAACCTCCAGACGCTGGGCATGCTGGCCGTCGGGTCGGCCATCGCGGCTGCGACCTTCGCGTACGCGACCTATGCACCCCGACGGATCCTGGCGCCCATCGCGCTGGTGGCCGGTCTGGCGATGCTCATCAGCCGGGTGATCGAGCTCGCGGACGTGGGTCGGGCCTGGTCGGTGGGCGTGGCGGCCGTCTTCGTGGGTCTGGTCAGCTTCACGGTGGCGGGACGGATCCGGGTCCCGCCGCTGGTGGTCGTGGTGCCCGCGATCGTGCCGATGCTGCCCGGGCTGCTGATCTACCGCGGGCTGACGTTGCTGTCCGAGGGGGGCAGCGCCACCTCGCAGGGCCTGCTCGCGATGGCCGGGGCCATCTCGGTGGCGCTCGCGCTGGCCAGCGGGGTGATCCTCGGTGAGTACATCGCGCAGCCGCTCAAGCGGGAGGCCGCACGGGTGGAGGCGCGTCTCTCCGGTCCCCGCCTGGTCGGCCCGGTGCATGCGGCGAGCAGCACCCGTCGCCGTCGCCGCAAGCGCGCCGAGGCCGCACGGGAGGCGGAGGCCGAGGCCGAGGTCGAGGCCGACGAGCTGGGCTGA
- a CDS encoding DUF402 domain-containing protein — protein MSEPRPVRVEMSKWGGRAHWSFDGLLLGADAWGEWIGVRAGTVHERPGARFVSEVDTVTLAPRTGWYAATFHAPGLWASVYVDVATPPAWDGPVLRSVDLDLDVVRTAEGRVYVDDEDEFEEHRVALDYPADVVGAAREWCALVHEQVLAEAAPYDGHAQRWLAELARAHG, from the coding sequence TTGTCTGAGCCGCGACCGGTCCGCGTCGAGATGAGCAAGTGGGGCGGGCGTGCCCACTGGTCCTTCGACGGGCTGCTGCTCGGCGCGGACGCGTGGGGCGAGTGGATCGGGGTGCGCGCCGGCACCGTGCACGAGCGCCCGGGGGCCCGGTTCGTCTCCGAGGTCGACACCGTCACCCTGGCCCCGCGCACCGGCTGGTACGCCGCCACGTTCCACGCCCCGGGCCTGTGGGCCTCGGTCTACGTCGACGTGGCCACCCCGCCCGCGTGGGACGGCCCCGTCCTGCGCTCGGTCGACCTCGACCTCGACGTGGTGCGCACCGCCGAGGGTCGTGTCTACGTCGACGACGAGGACGAGTTCGAGGAGCACCGGGTCGCCCTCGACTACCCCGCCGACGTGGTCGGCGCCGCTCGTGAGTGGTGTGCCCTGGTGCACGAGCAGGTGCTGGCCGAGGCGGCGCCGTACGACGGGCACGCGCAGCGGTGGCTCGCCGAGCTCGCCCGAGCGCACGGCTGA
- a CDS encoding flavin-containing monooxygenase yields the protein MTSTAPASAGAPATRSVDHLVVGAGFAGLCAAIGLAADGEHDVVVVEKGSDVGGTWRDNTYPGAACDVPSQLYSFSFAPNPDWSMSFSPQAEIQAYLQRVARESGTLDRFVFDTAVTGATWDDAAQRWQVSTEGPTGPTTWTARTLTMAAGSLSEPRLPDIEGLADFEGEVFHSARWDHSVDLAGKRVAVIGTGASAIQIVPELQQQVAHLDLYQRTAPYVLPRHDRRYSAPEKAALRHVPGLQKLYRHAIYWARETYVPAFTVDARIAFPAKRAALANLRDAVSDPQLRERLTPTFELGCKRVLISNTYYPAVAADNVELVTDPITRVSSNAVVTADGTERPVDVLVVATGFTATDLPFAHHVRGRTGRTVADRWAETGMSAYKGTTVPEFPNLFVLVGPNTGLGHSSMVLMIEAQVGYLRDAIATMRTHRYATVEPTEQATAVFNDDLQHRMRRTVWSTGGCASWYLDEHGRNTTLWPRTTVTFRRQLARFDVAAYAVAAEHSHPTREAVTA from the coding sequence GTCGGCGGCACCTGGCGGGACAACACCTACCCCGGCGCCGCCTGCGACGTGCCCAGCCAGCTCTACTCCTTCTCGTTCGCGCCGAACCCCGACTGGTCCATGTCCTTCTCACCCCAGGCGGAGATCCAGGCCTACCTGCAGCGGGTCGCCCGGGAGTCCGGCACCCTGGACCGCTTCGTCTTCGACACCGCCGTCACCGGGGCGACCTGGGACGACGCCGCCCAGCGCTGGCAGGTCAGCACCGAGGGTCCGACCGGCCCCACCACCTGGACCGCGCGCACGCTCACGATGGCCGCCGGCAGCCTCTCCGAGCCGAGGCTGCCCGACATCGAGGGGCTCGCAGACTTCGAGGGCGAGGTCTTCCACTCCGCCCGCTGGGACCACAGCGTCGACCTCGCCGGCAAGCGCGTCGCGGTCATCGGGACCGGGGCCTCCGCCATCCAGATCGTCCCCGAGCTGCAGCAGCAGGTCGCGCACCTCGACCTCTACCAGCGCACCGCGCCCTACGTGCTCCCCCGCCACGACCGCCGCTACTCCGCTCCCGAGAAGGCCGCGCTGCGCCACGTCCCCGGGCTGCAGAAGCTCTACCGCCACGCCATCTACTGGGCGCGCGAGACCTACGTCCCGGCCTTCACCGTCGATGCCCGGATCGCCTTCCCGGCCAAGCGGGCAGCCCTGGCCAACCTGCGCGACGCCGTCAGCGACCCGCAGCTGCGCGAGCGGCTGACCCCCACCTTCGAGCTGGGCTGCAAGCGGGTGCTGATCTCCAACACCTACTACCCCGCGGTGGCCGCCGACAACGTCGAGCTGGTCACCGACCCCATCACCCGGGTGAGCAGCAACGCCGTGGTCACCGCGGACGGCACCGAGCGCCCCGTCGACGTGCTGGTCGTGGCCACCGGGTTCACCGCGACCGACCTGCCCTTCGCCCACCACGTCCGCGGGCGAACCGGCCGCACGGTCGCCGATCGCTGGGCCGAGACCGGGATGTCGGCGTACAAGGGCACCACGGTGCCGGAGTTCCCCAACCTGTTCGTCCTCGTCGGGCCCAACACCGGGCTGGGGCACTCCAGCATGGTGCTGATGATCGAGGCCCAGGTCGGCTACCTGCGCGACGCGATCGCCACCATGCGCACTCACCGCTACGCCACGGTCGAGCCCACCGAGCAGGCCACCGCCGTCTTCAACGACGACCTGCAGCACCGGATGCGGCGCACCGTGTGGAGCACCGGCGGCTGCGCCAGCTGGTACCTCGACGAGCACGGCCGCAACACCACGCTGTGGCCACGCACCACGGTGACCTTCCGTCGCCAGCTCGCCCGCTTCGACGTCGCGGCCTACGCCGTGGCCGCGGAGCACTCCCACCCCACCCGAGAGGCAGTCACCGCATGA
- a CDS encoding CocE/NonD family hydrolase has product MRRLTALATAAATLATLGLTALGGPGAPSAYAVPGVRATDGCVRSVPEPGTTEPVDICFTVFRPAGAGARHRVPMILSSHGWGGSRTTDPAAVSAFTDAGYGVLSFDQRGWGDSGGHAHVEAPAFEGHDVRRLVRRVSRMRWVQQDRKGDPRLGAIGGSYGGGYQFLGAFESLRTKGRPVFDALAPQITWNDLSSSLAPEGVVRTEWALLLSAASVPDDALPPNVYKALLEGAALGEWPDGSVPGTEDMVSFMERNGPAWHVSKGRRLDIPVLFGQGTTDGLFPLQEGLENWRTALTPRARRDSIFVGYNGGHVLPAVLPMGVSITSDPCSAALAGGDFEQLTIRFFDEQLRGRRTGLGGYGRLHVATPTDGCLTTRSERPNHSVEIGTVATSAAAGVPVGTLVAEGPVTVAGSAYLTADVTSVGVENRAFYGLAIGTSPLNARLVQNNVLPLREPLPVAGERRRIPLPAVGVDVPAGQNLYLLASPFSETFVGMGSRTPGAILLEDTVVHLRRTLLERP; this is encoded by the coding sequence ATGCGTCGACTCACCGCCCTGGCCACCGCGGCCGCCACGCTGGCCACCCTGGGGCTCACCGCCCTCGGCGGGCCGGGCGCCCCGTCGGCGTACGCCGTCCCGGGCGTGCGCGCCACCGACGGCTGCGTGCGCAGCGTCCCGGAACCGGGCACGACCGAGCCGGTCGACATCTGCTTCACCGTCTTCCGCCCCGCCGGGGCCGGCGCGCGGCACCGTGTGCCGATGATCCTCTCGAGCCACGGCTGGGGCGGGTCGCGCACCACCGATCCGGCGGCGGTGAGCGCCTTCACCGACGCCGGCTACGGCGTGCTCTCCTTCGACCAGCGCGGCTGGGGCGACTCCGGCGGCCACGCGCACGTGGAGGCCCCCGCCTTCGAGGGCCACGACGTACGCCGCCTGGTCCGGCGGGTGAGCCGGATGCGGTGGGTGCAGCAGGACCGCAAGGGCGACCCGCGCCTGGGCGCCATCGGCGGCTCCTACGGCGGCGGCTACCAGTTCCTGGGCGCCTTCGAGTCGCTGCGCACGAAGGGCCGCCCCGTCTTCGACGCCCTCGCCCCGCAGATCACCTGGAACGACCTGTCCAGCAGCCTGGCGCCGGAGGGCGTGGTGCGCACCGAGTGGGCGCTGCTGCTCAGCGCCGCCTCGGTGCCCGACGACGCGCTCCCCCCGAACGTCTACAAGGCGCTCCTGGAGGGGGCTGCGCTCGGCGAGTGGCCCGACGGATCGGTGCCCGGCACCGAGGACATGGTCTCGTTCATGGAGAGGAACGGGCCCGCCTGGCACGTCTCGAAGGGCCGCCGCCTGGACATCCCCGTGCTGTTCGGCCAAGGCACCACGGACGGACTGTTCCCGCTGCAGGAGGGCCTGGAGAACTGGCGCACGGCGCTGACGCCGCGCGCTCGTCGGGACAGCATCTTCGTGGGCTACAACGGTGGCCACGTGCTGCCGGCCGTCCTGCCCATGGGCGTCTCGATCACCTCCGACCCCTGCAGCGCCGCGCTCGCCGGGGGTGACTTCGAGCAGCTCACGATCCGGTTCTTCGACGAGCAGCTGCGCGGGCGCCGCACCGGGCTGGGCGGCTACGGCCGGCTGCACGTCGCGACGCCGACCGACGGGTGCCTCACCACCCGCTCCGAGCGCCCCAACCACAGCGTCGAGATCGGCACCGTGGCCACCTCGGCCGCCGCGGGCGTCCCGGTCGGGACGCTCGTCGCCGAGGGCCCCGTCACCGTGGCGGGCTCGGCGTACCTGACCGCCGACGTGACCTCGGTCGGCGTCGAGAACCGCGCGTTCTACGGCCTCGCGATCGGCACCTCCCCGCTCAACGCGCGGCTGGTGCAGAACAACGTGCTGCCGCTGCGCGAGCCGCTGCCGGTCGCCGGCGAGCGGCGCCGCATCCCGCTTCCGGCCGTGGGCGTCGACGTGCCCGCCGGGCAGAACCTCTACCTGCTGGCCAGCCCGTTCAGCGAGACCTTCGTGGGCATGGGCAGCCGCACGCCCGGCGCCATCCTGCTCGAGGACACGGTGGTGCACCTGCGCCGGACGCTCCTCGAGCGCCCGTAG
- a CDS encoding SDR family NAD(P)-dependent oxidoreductase, whose product MKNLRDKVVVITGAGSGIGRALALDLAGRGAQLALSDVDEAGLAGTVELARAAGALAVRGDRLDVADRAAFEAYAATVVEHFGRVNVVVNNAGVALAGNLVDLEYEDIDWIIGVNFWGVVHGTKAFLPHLIASGDGHVVNISSLFGLISMPGQSMYNAAKYAVRGMTEALREEMLVAGHPVGVTCVHPGGIKTAIARNARVSAREDQARTARLFDEKLARMTPEKAASIIVRGITRNQARVLVGVDAHALHHLAKLTGSRYQDLVARSAKRVLPQDVTVV is encoded by the coding sequence ATGAAGAACCTGCGCGACAAGGTCGTCGTCATCACCGGGGCCGGATCCGGCATCGGCCGGGCCCTCGCCCTCGACCTCGCCGGGAGGGGGGCCCAGCTGGCGCTGAGCGACGTCGACGAGGCCGGCCTCGCCGGCACCGTCGAGCTGGCCCGGGCCGCCGGCGCGCTCGCGGTGCGCGGCGACCGCCTCGACGTGGCCGACCGCGCCGCCTTCGAGGCCTACGCCGCCACCGTCGTCGAGCACTTCGGACGGGTCAACGTCGTGGTCAACAACGCCGGCGTCGCCCTGGCCGGCAACCTCGTCGACCTCGAGTACGAAGACATCGACTGGATCATCGGCGTGAACTTCTGGGGCGTCGTCCACGGCACCAAGGCGTTCCTGCCGCACCTCATCGCCTCCGGCGACGGCCACGTCGTCAACATCTCCTCGTTGTTCGGGCTGATCTCGATGCCCGGCCAGAGCATGTACAACGCGGCCAAGTACGCCGTGCGCGGGATGACCGAGGCGCTGCGCGAGGAGATGCTGGTCGCCGGCCACCCGGTCGGTGTCACCTGCGTGCACCCCGGCGGCATCAAGACCGCCATCGCCCGCAACGCCCGCGTCTCGGCGCGCGAGGACCAGGCGCGCACCGCTCGGCTGTTCGACGAGAAGCTGGCCCGGATGACCCCGGAGAAGGCCGCCTCCATCATCGTGCGCGGCATCACCCGCAACCAGGCGCGGGTGCTGGTGGGCGTCGACGCGCACGCGCTGCACCACCTGGCCAAGCTCACCGGCTCGCGCTACCAGGACCTCGTCGCCCGCAGCGCGAAGCGGGTGCTGCCCCAGGACGTCACGGTTGTCTGA
- a CDS encoding FUSC family protein: MEGRSIDAIWNRGLARGRSSYRGRVARWKSKRWHIAQSSVAAAVAWLIASEVLGHDVPVFAAVAAVVSLGTSYGQRLRRVVEVTVGVALGVFLADLLVATLGAGWWQLGVVVGLAMSVALLLDGGTMLLSQAAIQGVFVVGLLPGAGASLTRWTDALVGGAVALAAATLVPSAPLRRPREQAAVVLRKQAELLRGAADVILDGDAERGLELLADARSTDPLVRELKAAADEGMAVVASSPFRVRHGPGIRRMVDMVSPMDRAIRSTRVLMRQVAVAAYHRRPVPASYAALANDLAHAVDVVAAELDAHQVPVAARSFLVRVGLDTGRVERSPEMTGDVVLAQLRSIVVDLLMLTGMDQLEATDALPPPPR, from the coding sequence ATGGAGGGGCGATCGATCGACGCGATCTGGAATCGCGGACTGGCGCGGGGCCGCTCGTCCTACCGGGGCCGGGTGGCCCGCTGGAAGTCCAAGCGCTGGCACATCGCCCAGAGCTCGGTCGCGGCGGCGGTGGCCTGGTTGATCGCCAGCGAGGTGCTGGGCCACGACGTGCCGGTCTTCGCCGCCGTCGCCGCGGTGGTCAGCCTGGGCACGTCCTACGGCCAGCGGCTGCGTCGCGTCGTCGAGGTGACCGTGGGGGTCGCGCTCGGGGTGTTCCTGGCCGACCTGCTCGTGGCGACGCTCGGTGCGGGCTGGTGGCAGCTCGGCGTCGTCGTGGGTCTGGCGATGTCGGTCGCGCTGCTGCTCGACGGCGGCACGATGCTGCTGAGCCAGGCCGCGATCCAGGGCGTCTTCGTGGTCGGTCTGCTGCCCGGGGCGGGGGCGTCGCTGACCCGGTGGACCGATGCCCTGGTCGGCGGAGCCGTGGCCCTGGCGGCTGCGACGCTGGTGCCCTCCGCCCCGCTGCGCCGCCCGCGCGAGCAGGCGGCGGTGGTGCTGCGCAAGCAGGCCGAGCTGCTGCGGGGAGCGGCGGACGTCATCCTCGACGGCGACGCCGAGCGCGGGCTCGAGCTGCTCGCCGACGCGCGCTCCACCGACCCGTTGGTGCGGGAGCTGAAGGCGGCGGCCGACGAGGGGATGGCGGTGGTGGCGTCCTCGCCGTTCCGCGTGCGGCACGGACCCGGGATCCGGCGGATGGTCGACATGGTGTCCCCGATGGACCGGGCGATCCGCAGCACCCGGGTCCTGATGCGCCAGGTCGCGGTCGCGGCCTACCACCGCCGACCCGTCCCCGCGTCGTACGCCGCGCTGGCCAATGACCTCGCCCACGCGGTCGACGTGGTCGCGGCCGAGCTCGACGCCCACCAGGTCCCGGTCGCGGCCCGGTCGTTCCTCGTGCGGGTCGGGCTGGACACCGGGCGGGTGGAGCGCTCCCCGGAGATGACCGGCGACGTCGTGCTGGCCCAGCTGCGCTCCATCGTCGTCGACCTCCTGATGCTCACCGGGATGGACCAGCTGGAGGCGACCGACGCGCTGCCCCCACCGCCCCGCTAG
- a CDS encoding matrixin family metalloprotease, with amino-acid sequence MGFWQRRAQERAQRRAQQRWVRDMERRLADLDAFDPSAFEAGGAGPTHGELYRSGGPVPMPAGPSGARRPRRTHGPVLPGLLVALVLASLVVLRDPGATGDRVRELVGGNQRLAEIVGIGDGEGAYEFVRMQPRGQGPVTWSPCKPIPYVVNPDGAPAVWAELVEESIADVEEASGFVFDDQGQTDDRDFDQRSVAAGRASPVLIGWSDADETPALAGDVAGLGGSAWQSRQVGPEWFVAGMIALDTDTFDRLAGQRGGEQAMRAIITHELGHVLGLGHVDDDTQLMYGGNLVRSELGAGDLEGLARLGAVDC; translated from the coding sequence GTGGGATTCTGGCAGCGGCGCGCGCAGGAGCGTGCCCAGCGGCGCGCCCAGCAGCGCTGGGTGCGCGACATGGAGCGCCGCCTGGCCGACCTCGACGCGTTCGACCCCTCCGCCTTCGAGGCCGGCGGGGCCGGTCCGACCCACGGCGAGCTCTACCGCTCCGGCGGGCCCGTGCCGATGCCGGCGGGGCCGAGCGGCGCCCGTCGGCCGCGGCGCACGCACGGCCCGGTGCTGCCCGGCCTGCTGGTCGCACTGGTCCTGGCCTCCCTGGTGGTGCTGCGCGACCCCGGCGCCACCGGTGACCGGGTGCGCGAGCTGGTCGGCGGCAACCAGCGGCTGGCCGAGATCGTCGGCATCGGCGACGGGGAGGGGGCCTACGAGTTCGTGCGCATGCAGCCCCGCGGCCAGGGCCCGGTCACCTGGTCGCCGTGCAAGCCGATCCCCTACGTCGTCAACCCCGACGGCGCGCCGGCGGTGTGGGCGGAGCTGGTCGAGGAGTCGATCGCGGACGTCGAGGAGGCCTCGGGGTTCGTCTTCGACGACCAGGGCCAGACCGACGACCGCGACTTCGACCAGCGCTCGGTGGCCGCCGGTCGTGCGAGCCCGGTGCTGATCGGCTGGTCCGACGCCGACGAGACGCCCGCCCTGGCCGGCGACGTCGCCGGGCTCGGCGGCAGCGCCTGGCAGTCCCGGCAGGTCGGGCCAGAGTGGTTCGTGGCGGGCATGATCGCCCTCGACACCGACACCTTCGACCGGCTCGCGGGCCAGCGCGGCGGCGAGCAGGCGATGCGCGCGATCATCACCCACGAGCTCGGGCACGTGCTGGGCCTGGGCCACGTCGACGACGACACCCAGCTGATGTACGGCGGCAACCTGGTGCGCAGCGAGCTCGGCGCCGGCGACCTCGAGGGCCTGGCCCGCCTCGGCGCCGTGGACTGCTGA
- a CDS encoding WS/DGAT/MGAT family O-acyltransferase, producing the protein MVSPIDPTSTGFLLAENRNMPMHVGGLQLFEKPDGAGDDYIREMYEAMSDVDELAPLFLKHPYRSVRTGGQLVWKPDLQFDAHHHVRHSALPAPGRYRELFDLCSRLHSTRLAWERPLWESHIIEGLADGRVALYTKTHHALVDGISAMRLLQSVLSTDPDRRGMPAPWAATPSKPRSSPPAADPGHGLTDIPISALRSALGLTAEAAGLPGALVRTLSQGVRNETSAVSFHAPRTIFNQSITGARRFAAEDWPTERLRAIGKATGTTINDVVMAMCSGAIRAYLIELDALPAAPLVAMVPVGLNAKQSQHASADGGNAVGAVMVQLATDRSDPGERLRAIHDSMAAGKEALSSMTPVQIMAMSALGQAPMILAPLLRMQGIVRPPYNLIISNVPGPRTTHYWNGARLVGTYPLSIPINGMALNITCTSYDGQMAFGLTGCRRTVPHLQRLLGHLENEVVALERAAGVA; encoded by the coding sequence GTGGTCTCACCGATCGATCCCACGTCCACCGGCTTCCTGCTCGCGGAGAACCGCAACATGCCGATGCACGTGGGCGGGCTGCAGCTCTTCGAGAAGCCGGACGGGGCCGGCGACGACTACATCCGCGAGATGTACGAGGCGATGAGCGACGTCGACGAGCTCGCTCCCCTGTTCCTCAAGCACCCGTACCGCTCGGTGCGCACCGGCGGGCAGCTGGTCTGGAAGCCCGACCTGCAGTTCGACGCCCACCACCACGTGCGCCACAGCGCGCTTCCCGCCCCCGGTCGCTACCGCGAGCTGTTCGACCTGTGCTCGCGCCTGCACTCGACGCGGCTCGCCTGGGAGCGCCCCCTGTGGGAGAGCCACATCATCGAGGGGCTCGCGGACGGCCGGGTCGCGCTGTACACCAAGACCCACCACGCGCTGGTCGACGGCATCTCCGCGATGCGGCTGCTGCAGAGCGTGCTGTCCACCGACCCCGACCGCCGCGGGATGCCGGCCCCGTGGGCCGCGACGCCGTCGAAGCCCCGCTCCTCGCCCCCGGCCGCCGATCCCGGCCACGGCCTCACCGACATCCCGATCTCGGCGCTGCGCAGCGCGCTCGGTCTCACCGCCGAGGCCGCCGGGCTGCCCGGAGCCCTGGTGCGCACCCTGAGCCAGGGCGTGCGCAACGAGACCTCCGCGGTCTCCTTCCACGCCCCGCGCACGATCTTCAACCAGAGCATCACCGGAGCCCGGCGCTTCGCCGCCGAGGACTGGCCCACCGAGCGGTTGCGGGCGATCGGCAAGGCCACCGGCACGACGATCAACGACGTGGTGATGGCGATGTGCAGCGGCGCGATCCGCGCCTACCTGATCGAGCTCGACGCGCTGCCTGCCGCACCGTTGGTCGCGATGGTGCCGGTCGGGCTGAACGCCAAGCAGTCGCAGCACGCCTCCGCCGACGGCGGCAACGCGGTCGGCGCGGTGATGGTGCAGCTGGCCACCGACCGCTCCGACCCGGGCGAGCGGCTCCGGGCGATCCACGACTCGATGGCTGCCGGCAAGGAGGCGCTCTCGTCGATGACCCCGGTGCAGATCATGGCGATGAGCGCCCTGGGACAGGCCCCGATGATCCTGGCGCCGCTGCTGCGGATGCAGGGCATCGTGCGCCCGCCGTACAACCTGATCATCAGCAACGTGCCCGGCCCGCGCACCACCCACTACTGGAACGGCGCGCGACTGGTGGGCACCTACCCGCTGTCGATCCCCATCAACGGGATGGCGCTCAACATCACCTGCACGTCGTACGACGGGCAGATGGCCTTCGGGCTCACCGGCTGCCGGCGCACGGTCCCGCACCTGCAGCGGCTGCTGGGCCATCTCGAGAACGAGGTGGTGGCGCTGGAGCGGGCCGCCGGGGTGGCCTGA
- a CDS encoding site-specific DNA-methyltransferase, whose protein sequence is MGTWNTVVEGDNLDVLRDLAVQERVFDLVYIDPPYNTGNDFAYSDDIRGDAATSRHQAWVAMMRPRLEAARGLMAPTGALFASIDDHEAAHLRLLLDEVFGEASFVAQVVVNLNPKGRQLGRGFATSHEYLLVYARDPGRCVLDTTSAETVDERDFALLHEPSGRRYRELPLRNTNKKFNPVTARTLHFTVWGDPVTGEVRTERFGAAQEISPVFGDGRPAVWRWSRPLIDQRTDDLVCRTVRGRAGDRIDVFQRDWLHPGRRKKLSTIWLAEEVGSTDTGVAELKELVGHVFESPKPTGLLRRVLMTMPDDAAVLDFFAGSGTTGHAVAMLNEEDGGTRTCLSVNSAEPTRPGSNADAAGLATVADITRARLRAVAQRHGGGLVEETLG, encoded by the coding sequence GTGGGCACCTGGAACACCGTGGTCGAGGGGGACAACCTCGATGTGCTCCGAGATCTCGCGGTCCAGGAGCGGGTCTTCGACCTGGTCTACATCGACCCGCCGTACAACACCGGCAACGACTTCGCCTACAGCGACGACATCCGCGGGGACGCCGCGACGTCACGCCACCAGGCGTGGGTGGCGATGATGCGCCCGCGTCTCGAGGCGGCCCGCGGGCTGATGGCCCCGACCGGCGCGCTCTTCGCCAGCATCGACGACCACGAGGCGGCGCACCTGCGGCTGCTGCTCGACGAGGTCTTCGGCGAGGCGTCGTTCGTCGCGCAGGTGGTCGTCAACCTCAACCCCAAGGGGCGCCAGCTGGGGCGCGGCTTCGCGACCAGCCACGAGTACCTCCTGGTCTACGCGCGCGACCCGGGGCGGTGCGTGCTCGACACCACCAGCGCCGAGACGGTCGACGAGCGCGACTTCGCGCTGCTCCACGAGCCCAGCGGTCGGCGCTACCGCGAGCTGCCGCTGCGCAACACCAACAAGAAGTTCAACCCGGTCACGGCGCGCACCCTGCACTTCACCGTCTGGGGCGACCCGGTCACCGGCGAGGTGCGCACCGAGCGGTTCGGCGCGGCCCAGGAGATCAGCCCGGTCTTCGGCGACGGACGGCCGGCGGTGTGGCGGTGGAGCCGTCCGCTGATCGACCAGCGCACCGACGACCTGGTCTGCCGCACCGTGCGCGGCCGGGCGGGGGACCGCATCGACGTCTTCCAGCGCGACTGGCTGCACCCGGGGCGGCGCAAGAAGCTCAGCACCATCTGGCTCGCCGAGGAGGTCGGGTCCACCGACACCGGGGTCGCCGAACTCAAGGAGCTCGTGGGTCACGTCTTCGAGTCGCCCAAGCCCACCGGGCTGCTGCGGCGGGTGCTGATGACGATGCCCGACGACGCGGCGGTGCTCGACTTCTTCGCCGGCAGCGGCACGACCGGTCACGCGGTCGCGATGCTCAACGAGGAGGACGGTGGCACCCGCACCTGCCTCAGCGTGAACTCCGCCGAGCCGACCCGACCCGGCTCCAACGCCGACGCGGCCGGGCTGGCCACGGTCGCCGACATCACCCGGGCGCGCCTGCGCGCGGTGGCGCAGCGCCACGGCGGCGGACTCGTCGAGGAGACCCTGGGCTGA